One genomic region from Bufo bufo chromosome 3, aBufBuf1.1, whole genome shotgun sequence encodes:
- the LOC120995345 gene encoding noncompact myelin-associated protein — translation MATTPQLMNTTLSPVNTTAKSQADILYQSAGAIVAAIVVGVIIIFSLVLVTLKMYNRRTRTERELAMKSTKTTNTPSTRAHNSSISQPTSLTSVPPDIHLENR, via the exons atggcaacaacacCTCAATTAATGAACACAACACTATCTCCGGTAAATACGACGGCAAAGTCACAGGCAGATATTCTTTATCAGA GTGCTGGTGCAATAGTTGCTGCTATTGTGGTCGGTGTAATTATAATATTTTCACTGGTACTGGTCACCCTCAAGATGTATAACAG GCGTACACGAACAGAGAGAGAGCTGGCAATGAAAAGCACCAAAACCACAAACACACCAAGCACAAGAGCCCACAACAGTTCCATCAGCCAGCCAACATCTTTAACATCTGTTCCACCTGACATCCACCTTGAAAACCGATGA